In the genome of Gordonia rubripertincta, one region contains:
- a CDS encoding PLP-dependent aminotransferase family protein codes for MTTTTEPVNDVRHSGPTLPLAGRSKDLVGSMIDSSTSLLAAQSHDIVRFAMGSPADEAVPADEFRQIAGEILDHTSFTYGATEGEPRLLQLLVDYLATTPDPSTHDRLVITTGGMQGLDLACKLFVDPGDLVIVESPTYTNGSATALSYGAQLLEVPVDDDGMQVDQLADLVAHTHKTPKAIYTIPTFQNPSGVTMSEERRRELLRLAHTWGSVIIDDDPYGLLRFAGTDIPTFQTLSPGDPLIFSVRTFSKILAPGWRVGWVDADPSLRQLLINGKQAMDTCTNVPNQHIVAEYIARGGLEDHLAGIRSLYRERKDAMLDSIARHLGDRVVTTNPEGGFFLWVTLREEFAEIDTRELFEIALADGVAFIPGPALSPGGRFRNSMRLCFASSTPDRIDEGIRRLTSSLEKMAR; via the coding sequence ATGACCACAACGACCGAACCCGTGAACGACGTACGGCATTCCGGCCCCACGCTGCCTCTGGCCGGGCGGTCGAAGGACCTGGTCGGGTCGATGATCGACTCGTCGACCTCCCTGCTTGCCGCACAGTCCCACGACATCGTGCGCTTCGCGATGGGTTCACCGGCCGACGAGGCCGTTCCGGCCGACGAGTTCCGTCAGATCGCCGGCGAGATCCTCGACCACACGTCGTTCACCTATGGCGCCACCGAAGGTGAACCGCGGCTGCTGCAGCTGCTCGTCGACTACCTCGCCACGACGCCCGATCCGTCGACCCACGACCGTCTGGTGATCACCACCGGCGGCATGCAGGGCCTCGACCTCGCCTGCAAGCTGTTCGTCGACCCCGGTGACCTGGTCATCGTCGAGTCCCCCACGTACACCAATGGCAGCGCCACCGCGCTGTCCTATGGGGCACAACTGCTGGAGGTGCCCGTCGACGACGACGGCATGCAGGTCGACCAGCTCGCCGATCTGGTGGCGCACACCCACAAGACCCCCAAGGCGATCTACACGATCCCCACGTTCCAGAACCCGTCCGGGGTCACGATGTCGGAGGAACGACGCCGCGAGCTGTTGCGCCTGGCCCACACCTGGGGTTCGGTCATCATCGATGACGACCCGTACGGGCTGCTCCGCTTCGCGGGTACCGACATCCCCACCTTCCAGACGCTGAGCCCGGGCGATCCGCTGATCTTCTCGGTGCGGACCTTCTCGAAGATCCTGGCTCCCGGCTGGCGAGTCGGCTGGGTCGACGCCGACCCGTCGTTGCGGCAGCTGCTCATCAACGGCAAGCAGGCCATGGACACCTGCACCAACGTGCCCAACCAGCACATCGTGGCGGAGTACATCGCGCGTGGTGGCCTCGAGGACCATCTCGCCGGCATCCGCTCGCTGTATCGCGAGCGCAAGGACGCCATGCTCGACTCCATCGCCCGCCACCTCGGCGACCGCGTGGTCACCACGAACCCGGAAGGCGGCTTCTTCCTGTGGGTGACGCTGCGGGAGGAGTTCGCCGAGATCGACACCCGGGAGCTGTTCGAGATCGCCCTGGCCGATGGCGTCGCCTTCATCCCGGGCCCGGCACTGTCGCCGGGCGGCCGATTCCGCAATTCGATGCGCCTGTGCTTCGCGTCGAGCACGCCGGACCGGATCGACGAAGGTATTCGACGCCTCACGTCCAGTCTTGAGAAGATGGCACGGTGA
- a CDS encoding M20 family metallopeptidase has product MSGEHVTELSPAEQSLVDLIDEAAITALTTALVEAPSENPGGTEGAAVEILEKACRALGFDVDTHEVAPGRPNLIATLPGGDGPGLMFLGHSDVVPAGPNWTADPYTVRTRDGRLYGRGTTDMKGGIAAVVAAMSVLSRARDVGVELSGPVRLVCTVDEEEHGIGVRDFVGRPADHDFLGCIVAEPTDMQIVRGCRGASYIEIDVTGRAAHSGRPADGRSAINAAAAIVEIIRADHEHLHETLDDLLGCGTWNVGTIQGGQGISVVAPTCSLGIDRRLMPFENPHAIAEDLRKTIRDNKIDTDGITVDVRVTMEMPGFATAADHPLVTTAVGSVTDAGTATSVGGWTAACDGGFVSRDLGIPSIVLGPGNINTDAHQPDESVAIADLVTAAKAYTLAGLRLLG; this is encoded by the coding sequence GTGAGCGGTGAACACGTAACTGAGCTGAGTCCGGCCGAGCAGTCCCTCGTCGACCTGATCGACGAGGCCGCGATCACCGCGCTCACCACCGCGCTGGTGGAGGCGCCGAGCGAGAATCCGGGCGGCACCGAGGGCGCCGCCGTCGAGATCCTGGAGAAGGCGTGCCGCGCGCTCGGCTTCGACGTCGACACCCATGAGGTGGCTCCCGGGCGTCCGAACCTGATCGCCACCCTCCCCGGCGGCGACGGCCCGGGCCTGATGTTCCTCGGCCACTCCGACGTGGTGCCCGCGGGCCCGAACTGGACCGCCGACCCGTACACCGTGCGGACCCGCGACGGCCGTCTCTACGGGCGCGGCACCACCGACATGAAGGGCGGGATCGCGGCCGTCGTCGCGGCAATGAGCGTGTTGTCTCGTGCACGCGACGTCGGCGTCGAACTCTCCGGCCCGGTGCGCCTGGTGTGCACGGTCGACGAGGAGGAGCACGGCATCGGCGTGCGCGACTTCGTCGGCCGTCCCGCCGATCACGACTTCCTCGGCTGCATCGTCGCCGAACCCACCGACATGCAGATCGTCCGCGGTTGCCGCGGTGCGTCGTACATCGAGATCGACGTGACCGGCCGCGCCGCCCATTCCGGCCGTCCCGCCGACGGGCGCAGTGCCATCAATGCCGCCGCGGCGATCGTCGAGATCATCCGCGCCGACCACGAACACCTTCACGAGACGCTCGACGACCTGCTCGGCTGCGGCACCTGGAACGTCGGCACCATCCAAGGTGGACAAGGCATCTCGGTCGTCGCGCCGACGTGTTCCCTCGGCATCGACCGTCGCCTGATGCCTTTCGAGAATCCGCACGCCATCGCCGAGGACCTCCGGAAGACCATCCGCGACAACAAGATCGACACCGACGGCATCACCGTCGACGTGCGCGTCACCATGGAGATGCCCGGTTTCGCGACCGCCGCGGACCACCCGCTCGTCACCACTGCGGTCGGCTCGGTCACCGACGCCGGCACCGCGACCTCGGTCGGCGGCTGGACCGCCGCATGCGACGGCGGTTTCGTCAGCCGCGACCTCGGAATCCCGTCGATCGTCCTGGGCCCGGGCAACATCAACACCGACGCACATCAGCCCGACGAGTCGGTCGCCATCGCAGATCTCGTCACTGCGGCAAAGGCGTACACGCTCGCCGGGCTGAGGTTGCTGGGCTAG
- a CDS encoding MFS transporter — MSDTTPADTYEQLAPDPESPEGRKLLHKAIGASAIGNATEWYDYGVYAAASVYLTQAFFPGDFGTIGTMLGFAVSFVLRPLGGMIWGPIGDRIGRKSVLAMTILLISGATALIGLLPTHASIGVWAPVLLILLRVVQGFSTGGEYGGAATFMAEYAPDNKRGKYGSFLEFGTLAGFCGGTAFVLLLQLGLSDSQMDQWGWRIPFLLALPMGLIGLYLRSQMDDTPVFQELEQEDEIKGSAWTRFKDLLVNYRRPILTMFGMVIALNVANYTLLAYQPTYLQNTINLSETSASVVNLIGQLVMMLLIPFFGWWSDSTGRKPMWWGSLVGLFVLALPLYWLMGQGFVWAIVAFVILGALYIPQLATISATFPAMFPTQVRYAGFAISYNVATAAFGGTAPLVNDAVVEGTDWNLFPAVYMMGACAIGMVALLFLKETAGCSLRGTEIPSRENDFHELQKKPAESRA; from the coding sequence ATGAGCGACACGACGCCAGCGGACACTTACGAGCAGCTCGCCCCGGACCCGGAGTCACCCGAGGGACGGAAACTACTCCACAAGGCCATCGGTGCCTCGGCCATCGGAAACGCCACCGAGTGGTACGACTACGGCGTCTACGCCGCGGCCTCGGTCTACCTGACCCAGGCCTTCTTCCCGGGTGATTTCGGAACCATCGGCACCATGCTCGGTTTCGCGGTCTCCTTCGTGCTCCGCCCGCTCGGCGGAATGATCTGGGGACCCATCGGCGACCGCATCGGCCGCAAATCCGTCCTGGCCATGACGATTCTGCTGATCTCGGGCGCCACCGCGCTCATCGGCCTGCTGCCCACCCACGCGTCGATCGGTGTGTGGGCGCCCGTCCTGCTGATCCTGCTCCGCGTCGTCCAGGGTTTCTCGACCGGCGGTGAATACGGCGGTGCGGCAACGTTCATGGCCGAGTACGCGCCGGACAACAAGCGCGGTAAGTACGGTTCATTCCTCGAGTTCGGTACCCTCGCCGGCTTCTGCGGCGGTACCGCTTTCGTCCTGCTCCTGCAGCTGGGACTCTCCGATTCGCAGATGGATCAGTGGGGTTGGCGCATCCCGTTCCTGCTCGCGCTGCCCATGGGCCTGATCGGGCTGTACCTCCGCTCGCAGATGGACGACACCCCGGTCTTCCAGGAGCTGGAGCAGGAGGACGAGATCAAGGGTTCGGCGTGGACCCGGTTCAAGGATCTGCTCGTCAACTACCGGCGACCGATCCTGACGATGTTCGGCATGGTCATCGCACTCAACGTCGCCAACTACACGCTGTTGGCGTATCAGCCGACCTACCTGCAGAACACCATCAACCTGTCCGAGACCTCGGCGAGCGTCGTCAACCTGATCGGGCAGCTCGTGATGATGTTGCTCATCCCGTTCTTCGGCTGGTGGTCGGATTCGACCGGGCGTAAACCGATGTGGTGGGGATCGCTGGTCGGCCTGTTCGTCCTCGCGCTACCGCTGTACTGGCTGATGGGCCAGGGATTCGTCTGGGCGATCGTGGCATTCGTGATCCTCGGCGCGCTCTACATCCCACAGCTCGCCACCATCTCGGCGACCTTCCCGGCGATGTTCCCGACCCAGGTCCGATACGCGGGCTTCGCGATCTCCTACAACGTCGCGACCGCTGCCTTCGGCGGTACGGCGCCTCTGGTGAACGATGCCGTCGTGGAGGGCACCGACTGGAACCTCTTCCCGGCCGTGTACATGATGGGCGCCTGCGCCATCGGCATGGTCGCGCTGCTGTTCCTGAAGGAGACCGCGGGCTGCTCGCTCCGCGGCACCGAGATCCCCAGCAGGGAGAACGACTTCCACGAGCTGCAGAAGAAGCCGGCGGAGTCGAGGGCCTAG
- a CDS encoding GntR family transcriptional regulator: MTVAITVDEDDSGADRPGGRATTPHQAKRGGSTRRRVLTPLVQESTPAIIARKLHNAIANGDFPPGSQLTESGLAADLGVSRGPLREAMQRLTAEGLLVSHRNRGLFVVSMERDDIRDMYVARTAVERAAVQQVIARGESEAVAALDEAVEAMRAFVDEPNGAGMAEADMGFHQTLVELAESQRLSRLHETILVETRMCLRAMRGTYSSGKERIDEHQALVDAIAAGDSAKADALMIEHMADGLRRLIGDGDDAGDLTASGS, encoded by the coding sequence ATGACGGTGGCGATCACAGTGGATGAGGACGACTCGGGCGCGGACCGCCCGGGAGGTCGAGCTACCACTCCTCACCAGGCAAAACGAGGCGGTTCGACGCGCCGTCGGGTGCTCACGCCTCTGGTGCAGGAGTCGACACCGGCGATCATCGCGCGTAAGTTGCACAATGCCATTGCGAACGGCGACTTCCCGCCCGGGTCGCAGTTGACGGAGTCCGGTCTCGCCGCAGACCTGGGCGTCAGCCGCGGTCCGTTGCGTGAGGCGATGCAACGTCTCACCGCGGAGGGTCTGCTGGTCAGCCATCGCAACCGGGGCCTGTTCGTCGTCTCGATGGAGAGAGACGACATCCGCGACATGTACGTCGCGCGCACAGCGGTGGAACGTGCTGCCGTGCAACAGGTCATCGCGCGCGGCGAATCAGAGGCGGTGGCCGCGCTGGACGAGGCCGTAGAGGCCATGCGCGCGTTCGTCGACGAGCCGAACGGTGCCGGGATGGCCGAGGCTGACATGGGATTTCACCAGACGCTGGTGGAACTCGCGGAAAGCCAGCGCCTTTCGCGTCTCCACGAGACGATCCTCGTGGAGACACGAATGTGCTTGCGAGCCATGCGAGGAACATATTCATCGGGAAAGGAACGGATCGACGAACACCAGGCGTTGGTGGACGCCATAGCTGCGGGGGATTCTGCCAAGGCGGATGCGCTGATGATCGAGCACATGGCCGACGGGCTGCGTCGATTGATCGGTGACGGCGACGACGCCGGCGATCTCACCGCATCCGGGAGCTGA
- a CDS encoding DUF3830 family protein → MTERPAERFITVTLEERGVTAVARMLDAEAPRTAGAVWDALPLGGQVFHGKFARNEIYTLLPAFAPVEPGAENTTITPIPGDLCYFTFDGVLDNPAYGYDPTSAPAEHRLLIDLAVFYGRNNLLVNGDVGWVPGNVFATITAGLEDFAAACNDVWMGGARGETLTYARLER, encoded by the coding sequence GTGACCGAGCGGCCAGCCGAACGATTCATCACCGTGACACTCGAGGAGCGAGGCGTGACGGCGGTGGCGCGGATGCTCGATGCCGAGGCGCCCCGGACCGCCGGCGCGGTCTGGGACGCATTGCCGCTGGGTGGCCAAGTGTTCCACGGAAAGTTCGCGCGCAACGAGATCTACACGCTGCTACCGGCATTCGCGCCGGTGGAACCGGGTGCGGAGAACACAACCATCACGCCGATCCCCGGCGATCTGTGCTATTTCACCTTCGACGGTGTTTTGGACAACCCCGCATATGGGTACGATCCCACATCCGCGCCGGCCGAACATCGGCTGCTCATCGACCTCGCCGTCTTCTACGGAAGAAACAACCTGCTGGTCAACGGCGATGTCGGCTGGGTGCCGGGGAACGTGTTCGCCACCATTACGGCGGGCCTGGAAGACTTTGCGGCGGCTTGCAACGACGTCTGGATGGGCGGCGCGCGGGGTGAAACGCTCACCTATGCGCGCTTGGAGCGGTAA
- a CDS encoding amidase: protein MSETARWLSAIELADAYRTGELTPEAVAVELLDLVDRVNPSVNPFCLVDPDTTLAAARDSTERFRAGAPLGPLDGVPVSIKDLLLTRGWPTLRGSLMIEPDQMAWDTDAPAVARLREAGAVMLGKVTTPEFGWKGVTDSPRTGVTRNPWNTLRTSGGSSGGSAAALAVGLGPLSVGTDGGGSIRIPAAYCGVVGFKATLGRVPMYPPSPFAPVAHVGPMTRTVGDCALLLDVLSGHDPRDWAALATPDESAAAAIADVRDLSDLRIGYSSDLGFGSNDPGVQANTDRVVSVLEQLGATVEKVDLGWDDPAWAYHIIWFAGADVVVRGLGPGAEKKVDPLLLEALDRHRDFTAGDFVSANALRMEMGTTMGLFHEEFDLLVTPSMPTVAFEAGRTVPEGSASPDWTSWTPYSYPFNLTGQPAITVPSGFVDGLPTGAQFVAARHQDTTVLRVAAAYEAAAGFTMLGDRP, encoded by the coding sequence ATGTCGGAAACGGCCCGCTGGCTCAGCGCGATCGAACTGGCCGACGCCTACCGGACCGGTGAGCTGACGCCAGAGGCGGTGGCCGTCGAATTGCTCGACCTCGTCGACCGGGTCAACCCGTCCGTCAACCCATTCTGCCTCGTCGACCCGGACACGACGCTCGCCGCCGCCCGGGACTCCACCGAGCGTTTCCGGGCGGGCGCGCCGCTGGGGCCGCTCGACGGGGTGCCGGTCAGTATCAAGGATCTGCTGCTCACCCGTGGCTGGCCGACGCTGCGCGGCTCGCTGATGATTGAGCCGGACCAGATGGCCTGGGATACCGACGCCCCTGCGGTCGCGCGACTCCGCGAGGCCGGCGCGGTGATGCTGGGCAAGGTCACCACGCCGGAGTTCGGGTGGAAGGGCGTCACCGACAGCCCGCGCACCGGCGTCACCCGCAACCCGTGGAACACGCTGCGGACGTCCGGTGGGTCGAGCGGTGGTTCGGCCGCGGCACTCGCGGTCGGACTCGGTCCGCTGTCGGTGGGAACCGACGGCGGTGGATCGATCCGGATACCGGCCGCGTACTGCGGGGTCGTCGGGTTCAAGGCGACGCTCGGCCGGGTGCCGATGTATCCGCCGAGCCCGTTCGCCCCGGTCGCGCACGTCGGACCGATGACCAGGACGGTCGGCGACTGCGCGCTGCTCCTCGACGTTCTCAGCGGGCACGATCCGCGGGACTGGGCGGCGTTGGCGACCCCGGACGAGAGTGCTGCCGCCGCGATCGCCGATGTCCGGGATCTCTCCGATCTCCGGATCGGGTACAGCTCCGACCTCGGCTTCGGATCGAACGATCCTGGAGTGCAGGCGAATACGGATCGCGTCGTGTCGGTGCTCGAACAGCTCGGGGCGACGGTGGAGAAGGTGGACCTCGGTTGGGATGACCCGGCGTGGGCATACCACATCATCTGGTTCGCCGGAGCCGACGTGGTGGTGCGAGGACTCGGACCGGGGGCGGAGAAGAAGGTCGATCCGCTGCTTCTCGAGGCGCTCGACAGACATCGGGACTTCACCGCAGGCGATTTCGTGAGCGCGAACGCGCTGCGCATGGAGATGGGCACCACGATGGGTCTCTTCCACGAGGAGTTCGACCTGCTCGTCACGCCCTCGATGCCCACGGTCGCCTTCGAGGCGGGACGCACCGTTCCCGAGGGATCGGCGTCGCCGGACTGGACGTCGTGGACGCCCTACAGCTATCCGTTCAACCTCACGGGGCAGCCGGCGATCACGGTGCCCAGCGGATTCGTCGACGGTCTGCCGACGGGTGCGCAGTTCGTCGCTGCGCGACATCAGGATACGACCGTGCTACGGGTCGCGGCGGCCTATGAGGCGGCCGCCGGCTTCACGATGTTGGGAGATCGTCCGTGA
- a CDS encoding maleate cis-trans isomerase family protein yields MTTTVAMLYPGHAAEDDYELIESALVASGAAVRLPVTITEIDSDDHTVDAMAAAGEQHRLAEGLRRAQADEPVSVMWACTSGSFVHGLDGARRQVADIATLADRPVSSTSLAFVEACHHLGLARVAIAATYPDPLASRFIGFLGDGGIEVVALRANDIETASEAGFLDGDGLFDMIAAADHPDAEAILIPDTALHTARWITGLEEKFAKPVLTANQVTAWQGLRLAGISAVIPELGTLFTR; encoded by the coding sequence GTGACAACCACCGTCGCGATGCTCTATCCCGGTCATGCTGCCGAAGACGACTACGAACTCATCGAGTCCGCACTCGTGGCCTCGGGCGCCGCGGTCCGGCTGCCGGTGACCATCACCGAGATCGATTCCGACGACCACACCGTCGACGCCATGGCCGCGGCCGGCGAGCAGCACCGCCTCGCCGAGGGGCTGCGACGAGCCCAGGCCGACGAGCCGGTATCGGTGATGTGGGCCTGTACCTCGGGGAGCTTCGTCCACGGCCTCGACGGCGCCCGTCGCCAGGTCGCCGACATCGCCACACTGGCCGACCGCCCCGTCTCGTCGACCTCGTTGGCCTTCGTCGAGGCATGTCACCATCTCGGACTGGCCCGGGTGGCGATCGCCGCGACGTACCCCGATCCCCTGGCCTCGCGGTTCATCGGCTTCCTCGGCGACGGCGGCATCGAGGTGGTCGCGCTGCGCGCCAACGACATCGAGACCGCCTCCGAGGCCGGGTTCCTCGACGGGGACGGCCTCTTCGACATGATCGCGGCCGCCGACCATCCCGACGCGGAGGCGATCCTGATCCCCGACACCGCCCTGCACACCGCGAGGTGGATCACCGGACTCGAGGAGAAGTTCGCGAAGCCCGTGCTGACCGCCAATCAGGTCACCGCGTGGCAGGGCCTGCGTCTCGCCGGGATCTCCGCGGTCATACCGGAATTGGGCACTCTGTTCACTCGCTGA
- a CDS encoding aminoglycoside phosphotransferase family protein has translation MIGPADIPSGLAEQSTLGPAWQDWLRRLPATASGLLVDWELRRDGHELWHGFESLVIPVVGHDGRRAVLKVAFDGDDEGAQEALGLQHWAGRGAVRMLRADPRRRALLLERLDRTDLTSVDDDAACQVVADLYGALHIPAPGRMSLLTAHLERWLAGLETMPRDAPVPRRFVEQALSLGRDFLSDAATVGAVVHGDLHHENVLAAPSGDRRWLAIDPKPMSGDPHYEPAPMLWNLLDRRHGDPRWVIRSRFYTIVDAAGLDPDRARDWVTVRMILNAHWAIQDAERASRVLTADDREWITTCITVAKAVVD, from the coding sequence ATGATCGGCCCAGCGGACATCCCTTCGGGTCTGGCAGAGCAGTCCACCCTTGGGCCCGCCTGGCAGGACTGGCTTCGCCGGCTGCCTGCAACCGCGTCGGGGCTTCTCGTCGACTGGGAACTCCGTCGCGACGGGCACGAACTGTGGCACGGTTTCGAGTCATTGGTCATTCCGGTGGTCGGTCACGACGGCCGGCGTGCGGTCCTGAAGGTCGCCTTCGACGGTGACGACGAAGGCGCCCAGGAAGCACTCGGGCTGCAGCACTGGGCCGGTCGTGGTGCGGTGCGGATGCTGCGCGCCGACCCTCGGCGACGCGCCCTGCTCCTGGAGCGGCTGGACCGGACCGACCTCACCTCGGTCGACGACGACGCGGCGTGCCAGGTGGTGGCTGACCTGTACGGCGCACTGCACATACCTGCTCCCGGCCGGATGTCACTGCTCACGGCCCACCTCGAGCGGTGGCTCGCGGGTCTGGAAACCATGCCCCGGGATGCACCGGTGCCGAGAAGGTTTGTGGAACAGGCTCTCTCGCTCGGCCGGGACTTCCTCTCCGACGCGGCGACGGTCGGCGCCGTCGTACACGGCGACCTCCACCACGAGAACGTGCTCGCCGCACCCTCCGGCGACCGGCGCTGGCTGGCGATCGACCCCAAGCCGATGTCGGGGGACCCGCATTACGAACCCGCGCCGATGCTGTGGAACCTGCTCGATCGCCGGCACGGCGACCCGCGGTGGGTGATCCGGTCGCGCTTCTACACGATCGTCGACGCCGCGGGCCTCGACCCGGACCGGGCGCGGGACTGGGTCACCGTCCGCATGATCCTCAACGCGCACTGGGCGATCCAGGATGCGGAGAGGGCGTCGCGTGTGCTCACCGCCGACGATCGCGAGTGGATCACCACCTGCATCACGGTGGCCAAAGCGGTCGTCGACTGA
- a CDS encoding response regulator has product MNADKSRVLVVDDEPQLLRALRINLNARGFAVSTAATGTAALSAAARFNPDVVVLDLGLPDIDGLTVLEGLRGWTTVPVIVLSARTDAADKVVALDSGADDYVTKPFGMEEFLARLRAALRRGAASGVTTESPVVDAGAFVVDLAAKQVTRAQEPVHLTPTEWGILEMLVRHEGKLVSQSDILNSVWGPGYLGQSNYLRVYLASLRRKLEEDPAHPRHLITEAGMGYRFVRA; this is encoded by the coding sequence GTGAACGCCGACAAGAGCCGCGTCCTCGTGGTCGACGATGAGCCCCAACTGCTGCGAGCGTTGCGGATCAATCTGAATGCGCGCGGTTTCGCGGTCTCGACGGCGGCGACGGGGACGGCGGCCCTGTCGGCGGCCGCGCGGTTCAACCCGGACGTCGTCGTACTGGACCTCGGGCTTCCCGACATCGACGGGTTGACGGTCCTCGAGGGTTTGCGCGGATGGACGACCGTTCCGGTCATCGTGCTCTCGGCGCGGACCGACGCGGCGGACAAGGTGGTGGCGCTGGATTCCGGGGCCGATGACTACGTCACCAAACCCTTCGGGATGGAGGAGTTCCTGGCCCGGCTTCGCGCCGCGCTCCGTCGCGGCGCGGCGTCGGGGGTGACGACAGAGTCGCCGGTGGTGGACGCCGGGGCGTTCGTCGTCGACCTCGCCGCGAAACAGGTGACGCGTGCGCAGGAGCCGGTCCATCTGACCCCGACGGAGTGGGGAATCCTGGAGATGTTGGTACGGCACGAAGGAAAGCTGGTGTCCCAGAGCGACATCCTGAACTCGGTGTGGGGTCCCGGGTATCTGGGGCAGAGCAACTATCTTCGCGTCTACCTGGCGAGTCTCCGACGGAAACTCGAAGAAGATCCGGCACACCCGCGTCACCTGATCACGGAGGCGGGGATGGGCTACCGATTCGTGCGTGCATGA